The proteins below are encoded in one region of Paenacidovorax monticola:
- a CDS encoding LysR family transcriptional regulator, which produces MTSSEPSLQWDDVRYFLALSRQGSLSAAARALGVEHSTVSRRVGQLEATLRLRLFDRLPRGWVPTAEGQRLIAGAQALEAEMLAFERDASSARGGLRGTVRLSVPPLLLQHVLMPLLAPWPTLYPEIALDLVGENRQSRLAQGEAEIALRLAAPTDEGLIARPLAEVGYALYTARERPLPAPPEQVFIGFDRSMGDLPKRAWMDAHAAGRRMALRSNDFVAMQQAARAGWGIAMLPRFLGQADPLLMPVPGAPAVPSQPLYLMMHPGLRRSERVQAMVRFLVQAFGARAPELA; this is translated from the coding sequence ATGACCAGCTCCGAACCCTCCCTGCAGTGGGACGACGTCCGCTACTTTCTTGCGCTGTCGCGCCAGGGCAGCCTCTCGGCCGCCGCGCGGGCGCTGGGCGTGGAGCACTCCACCGTGTCGCGCCGCGTGGGCCAGCTGGAGGCCACACTGCGGCTGCGCCTGTTCGACCGCCTGCCGCGCGGCTGGGTGCCCACGGCCGAAGGGCAGCGCCTGATCGCCGGCGCCCAGGCGCTGGAAGCCGAGATGCTCGCCTTCGAGCGCGACGCGTCGAGTGCGCGCGGCGGGTTGCGCGGCACCGTGCGCCTGTCGGTCCCGCCGCTGCTGCTGCAGCATGTGCTGATGCCACTGCTGGCGCCCTGGCCCACGCTGTATCCGGAGATCGCGCTCGACCTCGTGGGCGAGAACCGCCAGTCGCGCCTGGCGCAGGGCGAGGCCGAGATCGCGCTGCGCCTGGCCGCCCCCACCGACGAGGGGCTCATCGCCCGTCCGCTCGCCGAAGTGGGCTACGCGCTCTACACGGCGCGCGAGCGGCCCCTGCCCGCTCCGCCCGAACAGGTGTTCATCGGTTTCGACCGCAGCATGGGGGATCTACCCAAGCGCGCCTGGATGGATGCGCATGCGGCCGGGCGCCGCATGGCGCTGCGCAGCAACGACTTCGTGGCCATGCAGCAAGCCGCCCGCGCGGGCTGGGGCATTGCGATGCTGCCGCGCTTCCTGGGCCAGGCCGATCCGCTGCTGATGCCCGTGCCCGGCGCGCCAGCCGTGCCATCGCAACCGCTCTACCTCATGATGCACCCCGGCCTGCGCCGCTCGGAGCGCGTGCAAGCCATGGTGCGCTTCCTGGTGCAGGCCTTCGGCGCCCGCGCGCCGGAACTGGCATAG
- a CDS encoding nuclear transport factor 2 family protein, protein MTTTSSSPALQTVERFLEHIFRGETAQAMALVAPQAAFVGARAEGHPRIAFQGRFTGPEGAQRFFTAFGEALEPGEFEITGRFGEGEHAALYGRLRHRSRATGRDFASDWALVCRVRDGQLHFYHFYEDTAALEVALGVAPEAAIAA, encoded by the coding sequence ATGACCACCACTTCCTCCTCCCCTGCGCTCCAGACTGTGGAGCGCTTTCTGGAGCACATCTTCCGCGGGGAGACCGCGCAGGCCATGGCGCTCGTGGCGCCACAAGCCGCTTTCGTGGGCGCGCGCGCCGAAGGGCATCCGCGGATTGCATTCCAGGGGCGCTTCACGGGGCCCGAGGGGGCGCAGCGCTTCTTCACGGCGTTCGGCGAGGCGCTGGAACCCGGCGAGTTCGAGATCACGGGCCGCTTCGGCGAGGGCGAGCATGCGGCGCTCTACGGCCGCCTGCGCCACCGCAGCCGTGCGACGGGACGCGACTTTGCGAGCGATTGGGCCCTGGTGTGCCGCGTGCGCGATGGGCAGCTGCACTTCTACCACTTCTACGAGGACACGGCCGCCCTGGAAGTGGCGCTGGGCGTGGCCCCGGAGGCCGCCATCGCGGCCTGA
- the xdhB gene encoding xanthine dehydrogenase molybdopterin binding subunit, which produces MNTQPPRHELPAPVRLAMGQSHPHESARAQVAGSAHYIDDLPEVKGTLYAAPILSSVAHGRLNGVDATAALALPGVRGVVLSADIPGDKLLAAFAHDEPVFAIDTVQFVGQVIGLVVADSVMQARRAARKVKADIAPLPAVLTVQQALAAESYVLPPVFVRRGDAQAALDRAPHRVAGHFEVGGQEHFYLEGQIAYAMPLEQRQWWIYSSTQHPGEVQHWVAHALGIDNHAVRVECRRMGGGFGGKETQAGHLAVWAAVAANKFGRPVKLRLDRDDDFLVTGKRHPFAYDWEAGYDDSGRITGLKLRMAANCGFSADLSGPVADRAVFHTDNAYFLENVEIASYRCKTNTQSHTAFRGFGGPQGVIVIEAILGDIARALGLDALDVRMRNLYGTTERNVTHYQMAVEDNILHDLLPQLERSSQYRERQQAIAAWNAQNAVLKRGLAITPVKFGISFTATLFNQAGALVHVYTDGSVQVNHGGTEMGQGLHTKVAQIVADELGVPLPRVLVTASDTSKVPNASATAASSGTDLNGRAAQFAARHVRDNLAAFVAGLDGCGAGAVRFEGGQVISPKAARDWDAVVQAAYANRIQLWSDGFYRTPKIHYDKATLTGRPFYYFAYGAACSEVAVDTLTGESRVLAVDILHDVGHSINPAIDIGQIEGGFVQGMGWLTTEQLVWNGEGLLTTHAPSTYKIPATGDVPERLAITLWPEANREDNVGGSKAVGEPPFMLAISVYEALRNAVAAGRAPEAQGPVRLTAPATAENLLRALGRLEA; this is translated from the coding sequence ATGAACACGCAACCGCCCCGGCATGAACTGCCCGCCCCCGTGCGCCTGGCCATGGGCCAGTCGCACCCCCACGAAAGCGCCCGCGCCCAGGTGGCGGGCAGCGCCCACTACATCGACGACCTGCCCGAGGTGAAGGGCACGCTCTACGCCGCGCCCATCCTGTCCAGCGTGGCCCATGGCCGCCTGAACGGCGTGGACGCCACGGCCGCGCTGGCCCTGCCCGGCGTGCGCGGCGTGGTGCTCTCGGCCGACATTCCCGGCGACAAGCTGCTGGCCGCCTTCGCGCACGACGAGCCCGTCTTCGCCATCGACACGGTGCAGTTCGTGGGCCAGGTGATCGGCCTCGTCGTGGCCGACAGCGTGATGCAAGCGCGCCGCGCCGCGCGCAAGGTGAAGGCCGACATCGCCCCCCTGCCCGCCGTGCTCACGGTGCAGCAGGCGCTGGCCGCCGAAAGCTACGTGCTGCCGCCCGTGTTCGTGCGGCGCGGCGATGCCCAGGCCGCCCTGGACCGCGCGCCGCACCGCGTTGCGGGCCACTTCGAGGTGGGCGGGCAGGAGCACTTCTACCTCGAAGGCCAGATCGCCTACGCCATGCCGCTGGAGCAGCGCCAGTGGTGGATCTATTCGAGCACCCAGCACCCCGGCGAGGTGCAGCACTGGGTGGCGCACGCGCTCGGCATCGACAACCATGCCGTGCGCGTGGAATGCCGCCGCATGGGCGGCGGTTTCGGCGGCAAGGAGACGCAGGCCGGCCATCTCGCCGTGTGGGCTGCCGTGGCGGCGAACAAGTTCGGCCGCCCCGTCAAGCTGCGCCTGGACCGCGACGACGACTTCCTCGTCACCGGCAAGCGCCACCCCTTCGCCTATGACTGGGAGGCCGGCTACGACGACAGCGGCCGCATCACGGGCCTGAAGCTGCGCATGGCGGCCAACTGCGGCTTCAGCGCCGACCTTTCGGGGCCCGTGGCCGACCGCGCGGTGTTCCACACGGACAACGCCTATTTCCTTGAGAACGTGGAAATCGCCTCGTACCGCTGCAAGACGAACACACAGAGCCACACGGCCTTCCGCGGCTTCGGCGGGCCACAGGGCGTGATCGTGATCGAGGCCATCCTGGGCGACATCGCACGGGCGCTGGGGCTGGACGCGCTCGACGTGCGCATGCGCAACCTCTACGGCACCACCGAGCGCAACGTCACGCACTACCAGATGGCCGTGGAGGACAACATCCTGCACGACCTGCTCCCCCAGCTGGAGCGGTCCTCGCAGTACCGTGAACGCCAGCAGGCCATCGCGGCGTGGAACGCGCAGAACGCCGTGCTCAAGCGCGGCCTCGCGATCACGCCGGTCAAGTTCGGCATCAGCTTCACAGCCACGCTCTTCAACCAGGCCGGCGCGCTCGTGCATGTCTACACCGACGGCAGCGTGCAGGTGAACCACGGCGGCACCGAGATGGGCCAGGGCCTGCACACCAAGGTGGCGCAGATCGTGGCCGACGAGCTGGGCGTGCCGCTGCCGCGCGTGCTCGTGACGGCCAGCGACACGAGCAAGGTGCCCAATGCCAGCGCCACGGCCGCGAGCAGCGGCACCGACCTCAACGGCCGCGCGGCGCAGTTCGCGGCACGCCACGTGCGCGACAACCTCGCGGCGTTCGTCGCCGGGCTCGACGGCTGCGGCGCGGGCGCCGTCCGCTTCGAAGGCGGCCAGGTGATCTCGCCCAAGGCCGCTCGCGACTGGGACGCGGTGGTGCAGGCCGCCTACGCCAACCGCATTCAGCTCTGGAGCGACGGCTTCTACCGCACGCCCAAGATCCACTACGACAAGGCCACGCTCACGGGCCGGCCCTTCTACTACTTCGCCTACGGCGCGGCCTGCTCCGAGGTGGCGGTGGACACGCTCACGGGCGAGAGCCGCGTGCTGGCCGTGGACATCCTGCACGACGTGGGCCACAGCATCAACCCGGCCATCGACATCGGCCAGATCGAGGGCGGCTTCGTGCAGGGCATGGGCTGGCTCACCACCGAGCAGCTCGTGTGGAACGGCGAGGGCCTGCTCACCACGCACGCGCCCAGCACTTACAAAATCCCGGCCACGGGCGACGTGCCCGAGCGCCTGGCCATCACGCTCTGGCCCGAGGCCAACCGCGAGGACAACGTGGGCGGCAGCAAGGCCGTGGGCGAGCCGCCGTTCATGCTGGCCATCAGCGTGTACGAGGCGCTGCGCAACGCCGTGGCCGCGGGGCGCGCGCCCGAGGCCCAGGGCCCCGTGCGCCTGACGGCCCCGGCCACGGCCGAGAACCTGCTGCGCGCACTGGGGCGCCTGGAGGCGTGA
- the xdhA gene encoding xanthine dehydrogenase small subunit — protein MNSRPLTFVRRGQPVTLPHVPPDRTLLEVLREDLGSTGTKEGCGEGDCGACTVVLGEAVDTPEGPRVRYAAINSCIRLAHSIDGMALWTVEDLAEDPLIQRTPQADASLHPAQEAMVQCHGSQCGFCTPGFVMSLFGMYQNHVCRGEPITRALAQEELSGNLCRCTGYRPILDAAQQMAALPAARVDEAQLLQQLKLAAPAPFAPGDNPAYIAPARLPDLLAARAAHPQAQVVAGCTDAGLWVTKQHRQFAQVLDVTRTAELRRIDEDADHLAIGAAASLTDAFAALERQWPQLHGFAARFAGLPVRNSGTMGGNVANGSPIGDSMPLLIALRAQVVLASVRGERTLALEELYTGYRQNVMAKDELLVRILVPRPAPDGLLRAYKVSKRFDDDISAVCLAIHLDIADGVVRRASIGAGGVAATPARARQAEALLTGQPWTEALARRAGEALQAEFTPISDMRASGTYRRALLSNLMQRYWLESQGTPAASLEGLALQKDAA, from the coding sequence ATGAACTCCCGCCCCCTCACGTTCGTCCGCCGAGGCCAGCCGGTGACGCTGCCGCACGTCCCGCCGGACCGCACCCTGCTGGAAGTGCTGCGCGAGGACCTGGGCTCCACGGGCACCAAGGAAGGCTGCGGCGAAGGCGACTGCGGCGCCTGCACCGTGGTGCTGGGCGAGGCCGTGGACACGCCCGAAGGCCCGCGCGTGCGCTACGCGGCCATCAACAGCTGCATCCGCCTCGCGCACTCCATCGACGGCATGGCGCTGTGGACCGTGGAGGACCTGGCCGAAGACCCGCTGATCCAGCGCACGCCCCAGGCCGACGCCTCGCTGCACCCCGCGCAGGAAGCCATGGTGCAGTGCCACGGCTCGCAATGCGGCTTCTGCACCCCGGGCTTCGTGATGAGCCTGTTCGGCATGTACCAGAACCATGTGTGCCGCGGCGAGCCCATCACGCGCGCGCTGGCCCAGGAGGAGCTCTCGGGCAACCTGTGCCGCTGCACGGGCTACCGCCCCATCCTCGACGCCGCGCAGCAGATGGCGGCCCTGCCCGCCGCCCGCGTGGATGAGGCCCAGCTGCTACAACAATTGAAGCTGGCGGCGCCTGCCCCCTTTGCGCCGGGAGACAATCCGGCCTATATCGCACCGGCGCGCCTGCCCGACCTGCTGGCCGCGCGCGCCGCGCACCCGCAGGCCCAGGTGGTGGCTGGCTGCACCGACGCGGGCCTGTGGGTCACCAAGCAGCACCGCCAGTTCGCGCAGGTGCTCGACGTGACGCGCACGGCCGAGCTGCGCCGCATCGACGAGGACGCGGACCACCTCGCCATCGGTGCCGCCGCATCGCTCACCGACGCCTTTGCGGCACTCGAGCGCCAGTGGCCCCAGTTGCACGGCTTCGCGGCGCGCTTCGCGGGCCTGCCCGTGCGCAACTCGGGCACCATGGGCGGCAACGTGGCCAACGGCTCGCCGATCGGCGACTCCATGCCGCTCCTGATCGCGCTGCGCGCCCAGGTGGTGCTGGCCAGCGTGCGCGGCGAGCGCACGCTGGCGCTCGAAGAGCTCTACACCGGCTACCGCCAGAACGTGATGGCGAAGGACGAGCTGCTCGTGCGCATCCTCGTGCCCCGCCCTGCACCAGACGGCCTGCTGCGCGCCTACAAGGTGTCCAAGCGCTTCGACGACGACATTTCCGCCGTGTGCCTGGCCATCCACCTCGACATCGCGGACGGTGTGGTCCGGCGGGCGTCCATCGGTGCGGGCGGCGTGGCGGCCACGCCGGCGCGCGCGCGCCAGGCCGAGGCGCTGCTCACGGGCCAGCCCTGGACCGAGGCCCTGGCCCGCCGCGCGGGCGAGGCGCTGCAGGCCGAGTTCACCCCCATCTCCGACATGCGCGCCAGCGGCACTTACCGCCGCGCGCTGCTGTCCAACCTCATGCAGCGCTACTGGCTGGAGAGCCAGGGCACGCCCGCCGCCTCGCTCGAAGGCCTCGCGCTGCAGAAGGACGCCGCATGA
- a CDS encoding LysR family transcriptional regulator: protein MRDQALFDKIDLHLIRVLHTVLTERSVSRAAVRLGMHQPAVSAALKRLRDLAGDPLLVRSGPGMIPTDAALRMVEPAASILRAAEGLFSDARGFDPRTATRTFRVAASDYLDPLFLPLLVARIKSQAPLCPIEVLPLSADAHYHAHLAQGEVDVVIGNWPQPPEDLHMGRLFGDDVVCLVSREHPAVRRGWDVESWLAAEHIAPTPTHPGARGVIDMQLDGMGLQRHITARCAHFSLIPDIVASSLLVLTTGRQFCERFTERLPLVVLPCPVAFPRLLYYQLWHARTHHSAAAMWLREGVRMVAASLRKE from the coding sequence ATGAGAGACCAAGCCCTTTTCGACAAGATCGATCTCCATCTCATCCGAGTCTTGCACACCGTGTTGACCGAGCGCAGCGTCTCCAGGGCAGCCGTTCGGCTGGGCATGCACCAGCCGGCGGTGTCGGCCGCGCTGAAAAGGCTGCGCGACCTGGCGGGCGACCCGCTGCTCGTGCGCTCGGGGCCCGGCATGATCCCCACGGACGCGGCGCTGCGCATGGTGGAGCCCGCGGCCAGCATCCTGCGCGCGGCCGAGGGGCTGTTTTCCGACGCGCGCGGGTTCGACCCGCGCACCGCCACGCGCACCTTTCGCGTGGCCGCGAGCGACTACCTCGACCCGCTGTTCCTGCCCCTGCTCGTGGCGCGCATCAAGTCGCAGGCGCCGCTGTGCCCCATCGAGGTGCTGCCGCTGTCGGCCGACGCGCACTACCACGCGCACCTCGCGCAGGGCGAGGTGGACGTGGTGATCGGCAACTGGCCCCAGCCGCCCGAGGATCTGCACATGGGGCGGCTCTTCGGCGACGACGTGGTCTGCCTCGTGAGCCGTGAGCATCCGGCCGTGCGCCGGGGCTGGGACGTGGAGAGCTGGCTTGCGGCCGAGCACATCGCGCCCACTCCCACGCACCCTGGCGCGCGCGGCGTGATCGACATGCAGCTCGACGGCATGGGGCTGCAGCGCCACATCACGGCGCGCTGCGCGCATTTCAGCCTCATCCCGGACATCGTGGCATCAAGCTTGCTTGTCCTCACCACGGGGCGGCAGTTCTGCGAGCGCTTCACCGAGCGGCTGCCGCTGGTGGTGCTGCCCTGTCCCGTGGCGTTCCCACGCCTTCTGTACTACCAGCTGTGGCATGCGCGCACGCACCACTCGGCCGCCGCGATGTGGCTGCGCGAAGGCGTGCGGATGGTGGCTGCCTCACTACGAAAAGAATAG
- a CDS encoding ABC transporter ATP-binding protein encodes MQSPDIPTAPGAPPPRLQLAGITKRYPAVVANSGVSLTVQPGEVHAVLGENGAGKSTLMKIIYGAVKPDEGSVHVDGRAVHIRNPQEARQLGIAMVFQHFSLFDTLTVAENVWLGLDKSQPLAEVTRRIAEKAAEYGLEIDPLRPVHTLSVGEMQRVEIIRALLTNPRLLILDEPTSVLTPQAVEKLFVVLRKLASEGCSILYISHKLHEIRALCTACTVLRGGKVTGVCNPAEESNASLSRLMIGAEPPALTHREVQTGAAVLKVQGLSLPRQDQFGVQLIDLQFEVRAGEVVGIAGVSGNGQKELLYALSGEDQRAAPAMVQVAGPQGLVNAGHLNPRQRRALGLHFVPEERLGRGAVPTMGLAHNLLLTRDNAVGAGGWIRMGQLEAHARAIIERFHVKAGGPHAAAKSLSGGNLQKFIVGREIDANPKLLIVSQPTWGVDVGAAAQIRGEILALRDAGCAVLVLSEELDELFEICDRLHVVAKGRLSPSVRRAEATVERIGEWMSGLWHADVQAHLAQREVAHAEA; translated from the coding sequence ATGCAATCCCCCGACATCCCCACCGCGCCCGGCGCGCCCCCGCCGCGGCTGCAGCTGGCGGGCATCACCAAGCGCTACCCGGCCGTGGTGGCCAACAGCGGTGTCTCGCTCACGGTGCAGCCCGGCGAGGTCCATGCCGTGCTGGGCGAGAACGGCGCGGGCAAGTCCACGCTGATGAAAATCATCTACGGCGCCGTCAAGCCCGACGAGGGCTCGGTGCACGTGGATGGCCGCGCGGTGCACATCCGCAACCCGCAGGAGGCGCGGCAGCTGGGCATCGCCATGGTGTTCCAGCACTTCAGCCTGTTCGACACGCTCACCGTGGCCGAGAACGTGTGGCTGGGGCTGGACAAGAGCCAGCCGCTGGCCGAGGTCACGCGGCGCATTGCCGAGAAGGCGGCCGAGTATGGTCTCGAGATCGACCCGCTGCGGCCCGTGCACACCCTGAGCGTGGGCGAGATGCAGCGCGTGGAGATCATCCGCGCCCTGCTCACCAACCCGCGCCTGCTGATCCTCGACGAGCCCACCTCGGTGCTCACGCCCCAGGCGGTCGAGAAGCTCTTCGTGGTGCTGCGCAAGCTCGCCAGCGAGGGCTGCAGCATCCTCTACATCAGCCACAAGCTGCACGAGATCCGTGCGCTGTGCACGGCCTGCACGGTGCTGCGCGGCGGCAAGGTGACGGGCGTGTGCAACCCGGCCGAGGAGTCGAACGCCTCGCTCTCGCGCCTCATGATCGGCGCCGAGCCGCCCGCCCTCACGCACCGCGAGGTGCAGACCGGCGCCGCCGTGCTCAAGGTGCAGGGCCTGAGCCTGCCGCGCCAGGACCAGTTCGGCGTGCAGCTCATCGACCTGCAGTTCGAGGTGCGCGCGGGCGAGGTCGTGGGCATCGCGGGCGTGTCGGGCAACGGCCAGAAGGAACTGCTCTACGCGCTCTCGGGCGAGGACCAGCGCGCCGCGCCCGCCATGGTGCAGGTGGCGGGGCCGCAGGGGCTGGTGAACGCGGGCCACCTGAACCCGCGCCAGCGCCGCGCGCTGGGGCTGCATTTCGTGCCCGAAGAGCGCCTGGGCCGGGGTGCCGTGCCCACCATGGGCCTGGCGCACAACCTGCTGCTCACGCGCGACAACGCCGTGGGGGCGGGCGGATGGATCCGCATGGGCCAGCTCGAAGCGCATGCGCGCGCCATCATCGAGCGCTTCCATGTCAAGGCGGGCGGCCCGCACGCGGCGGCCAAGTCGCTGTCGGGCGGCAACCTGCAGAAATTCATCGTGGGCCGCGAGATCGATGCCAACCCGAAGCTGCTCATCGTTTCGCAGCCCACCTGGGGCGTGGACGTGGGCGCGGCCGCGCAGATCCGGGGTGAGATATTGGCGCTGCGCGACGCGGGCTGCGCCGTGCTGGTGCTCAGCGAGGAGCTGGACGAATTGTTCGAGATCTGCGACCGGCTGCACGTGGTGGCCAAGGGGCGGCTGTCGCCGTCGGTGCGGCGCGCCGAGGCCACCGTGGAGCGCATCGGCGAATGGATGAGCGGCCTGTGGCATGCCGACGTGCAGGCCCATCTGGCACAGCGGGAGGTGGCGCATGCTGAAGCTTGA
- a CDS encoding ABC transporter permease: protein MLKLEARPQASRLWTYGSPLLALAVTVLLGVALFAALGKDPVRGLQVFFWEPIKTQYAVGELMVKATPLLLIALGLAVCFRSNVWNIGAEGQFVIGAVAAGGMALLADKATGPWIVPAILVAGVVGGMVWAGFTALLRDKFNANEILVSLMLVYVATLVLGYLVYGPWKDPMGYNFPQTKMFERVTQMPRLFQGSRVSIGLVLALAGAAALWVFLFRTRAGFAQQVGGLAPAAARYAGFSSRRALWTALLISGGAAGLAGALEVAGPIGQLTPYVPAGYGFAAIIVAFVGRLHPVGMVFSAVLMSMFYIGGELAQSRLGLPKSLTGVFQGLLLFTLLACDTLIAYRVRWTGATSQGSAA from the coding sequence ATGCTGAAGCTTGAAGCGCGTCCGCAGGCCTCGCGCCTGTGGACCTACGGCTCGCCGCTGCTCGCGCTGGCCGTCACCGTGCTGCTGGGCGTGGCGCTGTTCGCCGCGCTGGGCAAGGACCCGGTGCGGGGCCTGCAGGTGTTCTTCTGGGAGCCGATCAAGACCCAGTACGCCGTGGGCGAACTCATGGTCAAGGCCACGCCGCTGCTGCTCATCGCGCTGGGGCTGGCCGTGTGCTTCCGCTCCAACGTCTGGAACATCGGCGCCGAGGGGCAGTTCGTCATCGGCGCCGTGGCGGCCGGCGGCATGGCCCTGCTGGCCGACAAGGCCACGGGGCCGTGGATCGTGCCGGCCATCCTGGTGGCGGGCGTGGTTGGCGGCATGGTGTGGGCGGGCTTCACGGCGCTGCTGCGCGACAAGTTCAACGCGAACGAGATCCTCGTGAGCCTGATGCTCGTCTACGTGGCCACGCTGGTGCTGGGCTACCTGGTCTATGGTCCCTGGAAGGATCCGATGGGCTACAACTTCCCGCAGACCAAGATGTTCGAGCGCGTCACGCAGATGCCGCGCCTGTTCCAGGGCTCGCGCGTGTCCATCGGGCTGGTGCTGGCGCTGGCGGGGGCCGCGGCGCTGTGGGTGTTCCTGTTCCGCACGCGTGCGGGCTTCGCGCAGCAGGTGGGCGGCCTGGCCCCCGCGGCGGCGCGCTACGCGGGCTTCTCGTCGCGCCGCGCGCTGTGGACGGCGCTGCTCATCTCGGGCGGCGCTGCGGGCCTGGCGGGGGCGCTCGAGGTGGCGGGGCCCATTGGCCAGCTCACGCCCTATGTGCCGGCGGGCTACGGCTTCGCGGCCATCATCGTGGCCTTCGTGGGGCGGCTGCATCCCGTGGGCATGGTCTTCTCGGCCGTCCTCATGAGCATGTTCTACATCGGTGGGGAACTGGCGCAGTCGCGACTGGGCCTGCCCAAATCGCTCACGGGCGTGTTCCAGGGCCTGCTGCTGTTCACGCTGCTGGCCTGCGACACGCTGATCGCCTACCGCGTGCGGTGGACGGGTGCAACTAGCCAAGGAAGTGCCGCATGA
- a CDS encoding BMP family ABC transporter substrate-binding protein, whose product MTDLQKRSLLKVAALSAVAAAALAGCGKKEEPAPAPAPAPAAEAPAPKPEPLKIAFAYVGPVGDGGWSFAHDNGRKALEKEFGDKVVTSFVESVPESADAERVLRDMAGQGNKLIFGTTFGYMESIQKIAPDFKDVKFEHATGYKTAENVRTYDSRTYEGAYMAGVIAGAMTKTNTLGVVGSVPIPEVIRNINSFTLGAQSVNPKIKTKVVWVNEWFSPPKETEAATSLINGGADVLFQNTDSPAVLKTAQEKGKRAFGWDSDMTAYGPKAHLASAIINWGPYYIKATKDVLEGKWATGQSWWGVKEGAIDLVSIAEDVPAETKAKVEEVKKGLADGSFSIWKGPILGQDGKPVLEKDTVADDKFLTSINFYVKGVEGKIPGGDKK is encoded by the coding sequence ATGACTGATCTGCAGAAACGCTCCCTGCTCAAGGTGGCAGCGCTGTCCGCCGTGGCTGCCGCCGCGCTGGCCGGTTGCGGCAAGAAGGAAGAGCCGGCTCCGGCTCCTGCCCCCGCTCCTGCCGCCGAAGCGCCGGCACCGAAGCCCGAGCCTCTGAAGATCGCATTCGCGTACGTCGGCCCCGTGGGCGACGGCGGCTGGTCGTTCGCGCACGACAACGGCCGCAAGGCGCTGGAGAAGGAGTTCGGCGACAAGGTGGTCACGAGCTTCGTGGAAAGCGTGCCCGAGTCGGCCGACGCCGAGCGCGTGCTGCGCGACATGGCCGGCCAGGGCAACAAGCTGATCTTCGGCACCACCTTCGGCTACATGGAGTCGATCCAGAAGATCGCCCCCGATTTCAAGGACGTGAAGTTCGAGCACGCCACGGGCTACAAGACCGCCGAGAACGTGCGCACCTACGACAGCCGCACCTACGAAGGCGCGTACATGGCCGGCGTGATCGCGGGCGCCATGACCAAGACCAACACGCTGGGCGTGGTGGGCTCGGTGCCGATCCCCGAGGTGATCCGCAACATCAACAGCTTCACGCTGGGTGCTCAGTCGGTGAACCCCAAGATCAAGACCAAGGTGGTCTGGGTGAACGAATGGTTCAGCCCGCCGAAGGAAACCGAAGCCGCCACGTCGCTGATCAACGGCGGCGCCGACGTGCTGTTCCAGAACACCGACTCTCCTGCCGTGCTCAAGACCGCGCAGGAAAAAGGCAAGCGCGCGTTCGGCTGGGACTCCGACATGACCGCCTACGGTCCCAAGGCCCACCTGGCATCGGCCATCATCAACTGGGGCCCGTACTACATCAAGGCCACGAAGGACGTGCTTGAAGGCAAGTGGGCGACCGGCCAGAGCTGGTGGGGCGTGAAGGAAGGCGCGATCGACCTGGTGTCCATCGCAGAGGATGTGCCGGCCGAGACCAAGGCCAAGGTCGAGGAGGTGAAGAAGGGCCTGGCCGACGGCAGCTTCTCCATCTGGAAGGGCCCCATCCTGGGCCAGGACGGCAAGCCCGTGCTGGAGAAGGACACCGTGGCCGACGACAAGTTCCTCACCAGCATCAACTTCTACGTCAAGGGCGTGGAAGGCAAGATCCCCGGCGGCGACAAGAAGTGA